In a genomic window of Rhododendron vialii isolate Sample 1 chromosome 12a, ASM3025357v1:
- the LOC131311046 gene encoding valerianol synthase TPS8-like: protein MDHLSLEKPTMPDTLRPLGNFPPNLWGDRFSSFTLDTQLLEKYSKEVEVLKEEVKDMLVLDQDDVGGGKSGAEKMVLIDALERLGVSYLFQKEIEELLENMFPKFEEYSHVFHDNLFMVSLHFRVFRQHGYDLSSDAFERFTDSNGEFKETISSDVMGMLSLYEATFLKTHGEDILDKAFCFTKAGLESLKPQYLSSNLAEQVTHALYQPLQRGIPRVEARHYISVYEKDASKNEKLLRLAKIDFNRVQMLHKEELYHISRWWKEWDLRSHIPYVRDRAVECFFYSTAVCFEPQYSLARLVLTKTMIMISVLDDTYDAYGTYEELKCFTNAVQRWDMNAIDQLTNYMKPIYKALLNVHDEFYQEIMAKKEINYSVQYLEEAYKEVVRCYDVETEWLKKGYVQKMEEYLANALVTITSPLLTTAAFVGMGEIATLEAFQWLQSQPRILMACSTIFRVINDIQSSKTEDERSHMATGVECYMKQHGVSRPEAISDLLKIIENAWIDINEEMMRPTMISRDLVIRILNFACLYGVVYKYSDGYTQPECAKNSIIALYEDSISI, encoded by the exons ATGGACCATCTTTCTCTGGAAAAGCCTACAATGCCCGACACTCTTCGCCCCTTAGGAAACTTTCCCCCCAATTTATGGGGAGATCGATTCTCCTCATTCACTTTAGATACCCAG TTACTAGAAAAATACAGTAAAGAGGTTGAAGTGTTGAAGGAAGAAGTGAAGGATATGCTAGTACTAGATCAAGACGATGTTGGAGGTGGTAAATCAGGAGCAGAGAAGATGGTTCTGATCGATGCACTTGAACGCCTTGGTGTTTCCTACCTCTTCCAGAAAGAGATTGAAGAGCTTTTGGAGAACATGTTTCCAAAGTTTGAGGAATATAGTCATGTTTTCCATGATAATTTGTTCATGGTGTCACTTCACTTTCGAGTGTTTAGGCAACATGGCTATGACTTGTCTTCTG ATGCCTTTGAAAGATTCACCGACAGTAATGGCGAGTTCAAGGAAACCATAAGCAGTGATGTGATGGGTATGTTAAGCCTATATGAAGCTACTTTTTTGAAGACTCATGGAGAAGATATACTTGACAAGGCCTTTTGTTTTACAAAAGCTGGGCTTGAGTCCTTAAAACCACAATATTTAAGCTCAAATTTGGCAGAACAAGTGACCCATGCCCTGTACCAACCACTCCAAAGGGGAATTCCAAGAGTTGAAGCTAGGCATTACATTTCTGTTTATGAAAAGGATGCTTCTAAGAATGAAAAGCTATTGAGGCTTGCAAAGATTGATTTCAATCGGGTACAGATGTTACACAAGGAAGAACTCTACCACATCTCCAG GTGGTGGAAAGAGTGGGATCTACGGTCACATATTCCTTATGTGAGGGACAGAGCAGTGGAGTGCTTTTTCTATTCTACAGCAGTTTGTTTCGAACCGCAATACTCTCTTGCCCGGTTGGTTCTCACAAAAACTATGATCATGATATCTGTTCTAGATGATACCTACGATGCTTATGGTACCTATGAAGAACTCAAATGTTTCACAAATGCAGTGCAGAG GTGGGACATGAATGCTATTGATCAACTCACTAACTACATGAAGCCAATCTACAAGGCTCTCCTAAACGTTCATGATGAATTTTACCAGGAGATCATGGCGAAGAAAGAAATAAACTACAGCGTCCAATATTTAGAAGAAGCG TACAAAGAAGTAGTAAGATGCTACGACGTTGAGACCGAGTGGTTAAAGAAAGGATATGTGCAAAAGATGGAAGAGTATTTGGCCAATGCTTTAGTAACCATCACTTCTCCATTGCTCACAACGGCGGCATTTGTAGGGATGGGAGAGATTGCAACCCTTGAGGCATTCCAATGGTTACAATCTCAACCTCGAATCCTCATGGCTTGCTCAACAATATTCCGAGTCATCAATGACATACAGAGCAGCAAG ACAGAAGATGAGAGAAGCCACATGGCTACTGGAGTTGAGTGCTACATGAAGCAACATGGTGTTTCAAGGCCAGAAGCCATTAGTGATTTGTTGAAAATAATTGAGAATGCATGGATCGACATCAATGAAGAGATGATGAGACCAACTATGATATCTAGAGATCTTGTCATTCGAATTCTCAACTTTGCATGCCTTTACGGTGTGGTATACAAGTATAGTGATGGCTATACTCAACCAGAATGTGCCAAAAATTCCATCATTGCACTATACGAAGATTCAATCTCCATATGA